From Nitrospirota bacterium, a single genomic window includes:
- a CDS encoding 2-hydroxyacyl-CoA dehydratase — protein MSSTQFEIKSYPDMWESLGMDVARFEKMRCVLGDVFQTTFLSQENRPQRMDYFNWIVSEIHGGRIREILDAKKEGRPVVGTFCVYVPEELVIAAGGICIGLCGGSQGPIPDAEKTLPRNICPMVKSAYGFKVAKVCPYFQSVDFVYGETTCDAKKKTWELLNREVPTYVMEIPQMKRERDRTLWFEEVKDFKAQIEKVTGKTITAEAVTEAVKIMNNKRKALQRLNRLQHHNPSPISGKDVLLIEQIAFYDDPVRFAEKVNLLCDELDERVKKGIAVAPASAPRVLVSGTPMAMPNWKAHNLVEKAGGIVVNDESCIGTRYFKDLMDENMTDLDSQLKALTDRYMKIDCSCFTPNDDRVDQVLKEYRDSGAQGILHYCLQFCHTYNIEAIKIKEACEKAGIPFLAIESDYSPEDIGQMQTRIEAFLEQIKG, from the coding sequence ATGTCATCAACACAGTTTGAGATTAAGAGTTATCCCGATATGTGGGAAAGTCTGGGAATGGATGTGGCAAGGTTTGAAAAGATGCGCTGTGTTTTGGGAGATGTTTTTCAGACTACGTTTCTTTCCCAGGAAAACCGTCCGCAGCGGATGGACTATTTTAACTGGATTGTCTCTGAAATTCACGGAGGCCGTATCAGGGAGATACTGGATGCAAAAAAGGAGGGCCGCCCGGTTGTGGGCACCTTCTGTGTGTATGTTCCGGAGGAGCTTGTTATTGCAGCAGGAGGTATCTGTATCGGGCTCTGCGGAGGCTCACAGGGTCCGATACCTGATGCAGAAAAAACCCTTCCAAGGAACATATGTCCCATGGTCAAGTCCGCTTATGGGTTCAAGGTCGCCAAGGTCTGCCCATATTTCCAGTCTGTTGATTTTGTGTACGGAGAGACGACCTGCGACGCCAAGAAAAAGACTTGGGAGTTGCTTAACAGAGAAGTGCCGACCTATGTGATGGAGATACCTCAGATGAAGCGAGAGAGAGACCGGACCCTCTGGTTTGAGGAGGTTAAGGACTTCAAGGCACAGATAGAGAAGGTCACCGGCAAGACAATAACTGCCGAAGCCGTTACTGAGGCAGTTAAGATCATGAACAATAAGAGAAAGGCCCTACAGCGTCTGAACAGGCTGCAGCACCACAATCCATCGCCCATAAGCGGGAAGGATGTTCTTCTTATTGAGCAGATCGCATTTTACGATGATCCCGTGCGGTTTGCAGAAAAGGTGAATCTGCTTTGTGATGAACTGGACGAAAGGGTCAAAAAAGGTATAGCCGTTGCTCCTGCCAGTGCGCCGAGGGTCCTGGTTTCAGGCACGCCTATGGCGATGCCGAACTGGAAGGCCCACAACCTTGTCGAAAAGGCAGGCGGCATAGTGGTGAATGATGAAAGCTGCATCGGCACCCGCTATTTTAAAGACCTGATGGATGAGAATATGACTGACCTTGACAGTCAGCTCAAGGCACTGACTGACCGGTACATGAAGATAGACTGCTCCTGCTTTACGCCAAATGACGACCGTGTTGATCAGGTTCTGAAGGAATATCGTGACTCCGGCGCACAGGGTATTCTTCACTATTGTCTTCAGTTCTGCCATACCTATAACATCGAGGCAATCAAGATCAAGGAGGCCTGTGAAAAGGCAGGGATACCGTTTCTTGCAATAGAGTCGGACTATTCGCCCGAGGATATCGGCCAGATGCAGACCAGGATAGAGGCATTTCTTGAGCAAATAAAGGGCTGA